Proteins co-encoded in one Arachis hypogaea cultivar Tifrunner chromosome 13, arahy.Tifrunner.gnm2.J5K5, whole genome shotgun sequence genomic window:
- the LOC112737069 gene encoding delta(24)-sterol reductase, with the protein MSDLEAPLRPKRKKVWVDYLVQFRWILVIFVVLPISFTIYFLIYLGDVRSEWKSYKTRQKEHDENVKKVIKRLKQRNPSKDGLVCTARKPWIAVGMRNVDYKRARHFEVDLSAFRNILEIDKERMIARVEPLVNMGQISRATVPMNLSLAVVAELDDLTVGGLINGYGIEGSSHLYGLFSDTVVAYEIVLADGRLVRATKDNEYSDLFYAIPWSQGTLGLLVAAEIRLIPVKEYMKLTYKPVVGNLQDIAQAYADSLAPRDGDQDNPEKVPDFVETMVYSPTQAVCMTGKYASKEEAKKKGNKINSVGWWFKPWFYQHAETALKKGTFVEYIPTREYYHRHTRCLYWEGKLILPFADQFWFRFLFGWLMPPKVSLLKATQGEAIRNYYHDMHVIQDMLVPLYKVGNALEWVHREMEVYPIWLCPHKLYKLPVKTMVYPEPGFELHRRQGDTQTAQMYTDVGVYYAPGPVLRGEVFDGAEAVRKMEAWLIENHGFQPQYAVSELNEKNFWRMFDAGLYEHCRRKYGAVGTFMSVYYKSKKGRKTEKEVQEAEQAHLENAYAEVDQPTD; encoded by the exons ATGTCTGATCTTGAGGCTCCCTTGCGTCCGAAGAGGAAGAAGGTTTGGGTGGACTATCTTGTTCAGTTTCGATGGATTCTTGTCATTTTCGTAGTCCTTCCCATTTCCTTCactatttattttcttatatacCTTGGGGATGTAAGATCTGAGTGGAAGTCATATAAGACACGCCAGAAGGAGCACGATGAGAATGTAAAGAAGGTCATCAAACGTCTCAAGCAGAGGAATCCATCCAAGGATGGTCTGGTATGCACAGCTCGTAAACCATGGATTGCAGTTGGGATGCGAAATGTTGACTATAAGAGGGCTCGTCATTTTGAAGTTGATCTATCTGCTTTCAGAAACATTCTTGAAATCGACAAGGAGCGAATGATTGCAAGAGTGGAACCCTTAGTCAACATGGGCCAGATCTCGAGAGCAACCGTCCCAATGAATCTCTCCCTTGCAGTTGTTGCTGAGCTTGATGATCTCACTGTTGGTGGCcttattaatggttatggaattgAAGGAAGCTCCCATTTATATGGCCTGTTCTCTGACACTGTTGTAGCCTATGAAATTGTTTTGGCAGATGGAAGGCTTGTTAGAGCCACCAAGGACAATGAATACTCTGATCTGTTTTATGCTATTCCATGGTCCCAGGGAACACTTGGGCTTCTTGTTGCTGCTGAGATTAGACTTATTCCTGTTAAGGAGTACATGAAACTAACTTACAAACCTGTTGTTGGTAACTTGCAAGACATTGCACAAGCATATGCCGATTCTTTAGCACCGAGAGATGGAGACCAGGATAACCCAGAGAAGGTGCCAGATTTTGTTGAAACAATGGTTTATTCACCAACCCAGGCTGTCTGCATGACAGGGAAGTATGCTTCAAAAGAAGAGGCCAAGAAGAAGGGGAATAAGATCAACAGTGTAGGATGGTGGTTTAAACCCTGGTTCTATCAACATGCAGAGACTGCACTGAAGAAAGGAACATTTGTTGAGTACATTCCCACTAGGGAATATTACCACAGGCATACGAGGTGTTTGTACTGGGAGGGAAAGCTTATTCTCCCATTTGCTGACCAATTTTGGTTTAGGTTTCTCTTTGGTTGGTTGATGCCACCCAAAGTGTCTCTGCTCAAGGCAACTCAAGGTGAAGCTATAAGGAACTATTACCACGACATGCATGTCATTCAAGACATGCTTGTTCCTTTATACAAAGTTGGAAATGCATTAGAATGGGTTCACCGTGAGATGGAG GTGTATCCTATTTGGCTATGCCCACACAAACTGTACAAGTTGCCTGTGAAAACTATGGTTTACCCGGAACCAGGTTTTGAACTACACCGTAGGCAAGGAGATACACAAACTGCTCAAATGTACACAGACGTGGGAGTTTACTATGCACCAGGTCCTGTTTTGAGGGGTGAGGTATTTGATGGTGCTGAAGCTGTTCGCAAGATGGAGGCATGGTTGATCGAGAATCATGGTTTCCAGCCGCAATATGCTGTGTCCGAGCTGAACGAGAAGAACTTCTGGAGGATGTTTGATGCTGGTCTCTATGAGCATTGTAGGAGGAAGTATGGAGCTGTTGGAACCTTTATGAGTGTGTACTACAAATCAAAAAAGGGTCGGAAGACCGAAAAGGAGGTACAAGAAGCCGAGCAAGCACACCTTGAAAATGCTTATGCTGAAGTTGATCAACCAACGGACTga